Proteins co-encoded in one Streptococcus parauberis NCFD 2020 genomic window:
- a CDS encoding YlbG family protein codes for MYSKQDRVGIVVYLYYNRDARKVTKFGDLYYHSKRSRYLVLYVNKEDAESKIQEIEKFKFIKEVKLSAFDDINHEFVGNLHRKEEEKSKIV; via the coding sequence ATGTATTCAAAACAAGATAGAGTAGGCATCGTTGTTTATTTATATTACAATCGTGATGCAAGAAAAGTTACTAAGTTTGGTGACTTATATTATCATTCTAAACGCTCTCGTTATTTAGTATTGTATGTCAATAAAGAAGATGCAGAGTCGAAAATACAAGAAATTGAAAAATTTAAGTTTATTAAAGAGGTAAAACTATCTGCATTTGATGATATCAATCATGAATTTGTAGGAAATTTACACCGTAAGGAAGAGGAGAAATCTAAAATTGTCTGA